GCATGCGCACCGTGCCGACGCCGGGGTGTTCGGCCTCCACGATCATGCCGTTGGCTTCGGTCTGCGCATCGGCCAGGGCCTGCTCCAGGGTGTGGACAGGTGCGTTGAGCAGCCCCTGGTCCTCCAGCTTGCCGGTCCAGTACTCGGTGGTGTTGGTGGCAATGCGCTCGCGGAAGATGGCCTGCAGGGCCGGCTTGTGCTGGAACTGCTGCCTCAGGTCGGCGAACTCGGGCCGGAGCGTGAGGTCCTCGTCCAGGCCGAGTGCCTCGGAGATGCGGGCCAGCGGGTCCGGGGTGAAGCCGCCCACCATGCACACGGCGCCGTCGGTGGTTTCGAACACTCCGCTCAGGGGCATGGCGCCCCAGTTGACCTCGTAGCCGCGGTTGAGCTGCATGCAGGCCTCCTGCATCTGCAGGTGCAGCATGGAGTCGTACATGGTCACCTCCACCTTCTGGCCGACGCCGGAAGTTTCCCGGGTGCGCAGCGCCAGCAGGATGCCCTGCATGAGGTGCATGCCCGTGATGTAGTCGCACAGCGTGGTGGGGTAGATCGAGGGTTTCTGGTCGTCCGATTCCCGCCGCCACATCACGCCCGAGTAGGCCTGGGCGATCGCGTCCTGGCCGCCCTTGTGGGAGTACGGGCCCACCGGGCCGAAGCCTGTGCCGGAGGCCCAGATGATGCCCGGGTTCTCCGCCTTGAGCTCCTCGTAGCCGAACCCCATCCGCTCCATCACGCCGGAGCGGAAGTTGCTGACCACCACGTCCGCGTCCGCCATGATGGCGTGCAGGACATTCCGGCCTTCCTCGGTGCGGGTATCGATTGAGATACTGCGCTTGTTCCGGTTGATGGACAGGAAGATCGGGTTGTCCTGGCCGTCCTTGTCCGGGAAGGAGTTGCGCGAGATATCCCCGGCGCCCGGGCGTTCCACCTTGATGATGTCCGCGCCGTAGTCGCCCAGGAGCTGGGTGCAGGACGGGCCCATGAATACCTGCGTGAAGTCCACGATCTTGATGCCGTGGAGGGGGAGCGGGGTGCCGACGGGCTGGACATCGCTCTGGGCATCGGTCTGGGGGACGGCAGCGGCGGCGGGCGCCGCCGTCGTGCGTGCCTGTTCCGTCCGTTCCTCAGTCACGGTGCTCATGCCGGAACCGCCGCGTCGGCGTCCACGGTGGCGTTCGACGACGGGACGTCGCCCGGGTCGGCGCCGTGCCGGCGCATGCCCTGCTGGATGTCCAGCGCGGACACGTCGCGGACCAGGACGCCGTTCCCGACGGCGAGGGCTGCGGCAACGCCGACGGCCTGGCCCATGGCCATGCAGGGCGGGATCTCGCGGGACATCTTCTGCGCCTCGGGGGTGGCGGAGTAGTGGCGGCCCGCCACCAGGAGCTGGTCCACTTCCTTGGGCAGCAGCGAGCGATACGGGTAGTAGTAGTCGCGGCCGCGGGCCACGGTGTCCGCGAAGTGCCGGCGCTGCGTGACGTCGTCCTTGGTCATGACGTACTCGCCCTGCAGCAGGCGCGTCTGGCGGACGCCCATCTGGGAGGCGACGTCCAGCATGTAGCAGTTCTCGAAGCCGGGGAGGTTGGCGCGGACGTAGTCCACAGCCTCGGAGATCCGGTCCCGGGCGGCGAACTCCGCGGCCGTCATGTCCGCCGGGTCCACGCCGTCGAAGCCGGTCATGTGCGGGGCGTTGCACCAGACCAC
This genomic window from Arthrobacter sp. 24S4-2 contains:
- a CDS encoding CaiB/BaiF CoA-transferase family protein produces the protein MSTVTEERTEQARTTAAPAAAAVPQTDAQSDVQPVGTPLPLHGIKIVDFTQVFMGPSCTQLLGDYGADIIKVERPGAGDISRNSFPDKDGQDNPIFLSINRNKRSISIDTRTEEGRNVLHAIMADADVVVSNFRSGVMERMGFGYEELKAENPGIIWASGTGFGPVGPYSHKGGQDAIAQAYSGVMWRRESDDQKPSIYPTTLCDYITGMHLMQGILLALRTRETSGVGQKVEVTMYDSMLHLQMQEACMQLNRGYEVNWGAMPLSGVFETTDGAVCMVGGFTPDPLARISEALGLDEDLTLRPEFADLRQQFQHKPALQAIFRERIATNTTEYWTGKLEDQGLLNAPVHTLEQALADAQTEANGMIVEAEHPGVGTVRMLNAPIRLSATPPTVRRVAPRLGEHNVEVLLENGFDEETIERLQQLGVLR